One Anser cygnoides isolate HZ-2024a breed goose chromosome 4, Taihu_goose_T2T_genome, whole genome shotgun sequence genomic region harbors:
- the ANXA10 gene encoding annexin A10 isoform X1 — protein sequence MYCGDYQTQGTIFPAPNFNPIMDAQVLGGALQGISCEKDVLIDILTQRCNSQRLMIAEAYRDMYGRDLITDLKENLSHHFKEVMVGLMYPPASYDAHELWHALKGVDTEENCLIDILASRSNMEIFQMKEAYLMQYNNDLQQDIDSETSGHFRDTLMNLAQGTRMEGYADPSSAAQDAMILWEACQRKTGEHKNILQMILCNKSYQQLWMVFQEFQNISGQDLVDAINECYDGYFQELLVAIVLCVRDKPSYFAYRLYNAIHEFGFHNKTVIRILIARSEIDLMNIRQRYKEKYGKSLFHDIKVSFYTLCIYSAQAACAEPCWKSTEG from the exons CAGACACAAGGAACAATTTTTCCTGCTCCAAATTTTAACCCTATTATGGATGCTCAGGTGCTAGGAGGAGCCCTACAGGGAATTA GTTGTGAAAAAGATGTGTTGATTGACATCCTAACGCAGCGCTGCAATTCACAGCGGCTTATGATTGCTGAGGCATACAGAGACATGTATGGCAGG gatTTGATAACAGACCTAAAAGAGAATCTCTCTCATCACTTCAAAGAAGTCATGGTTGGCCTGATGTATCCACCTGCCTCCTATGATGCCCATGAGCTCTGGCATGCCTTGAAG GGAGTagacacagaagaaaactgtcTAATTGACATATTAGCCTCAAGATCAAATATGGAGATATTCCAGATGAAAGAAGCCTACTTAATGC AATATAATAACGATCTTCAACAAGATATCGATTCTGAGACTTCAGGTCACTTCAGAGACACGCTTATGAACCTTGCTCAG ggaaCAAGGATGGAAGGATATGCAGATCCTTCTTCAGCTGCTCAGGATGCAATG ATTCTATGGGAAGCATGTCAGCGGAAAACAGGCGAACACAAAAACATACTGCAAATGATTCTCTGCAACAAGAGTTACCAGCAGTTGTGGATGG ttttTCAGGagttccaaaatatttctgggCAAGACTTGGTAGATGCCATTAATGAATGTTATGATGGATACTTTCAAGAATTGCTGGTTGCAATAg TTCTCTGTGTTCGTGACAAGCCTTCCTACTTTGCTTATAGGCTTTACAATGCAATTCAC gagtTTGGATTCCACAATAAGACAGTCATAAGGATTCTCATTGCCAGGAGTGAAATTGACTTGATGAATATACGCCAACGATACAAAGAGAAATATGGCAAGTCACTCTTTCATGATATTAAAGTAAGTTTTTACACACTTTGCATATATTCAGCACAGGCAGCGtgtgcagagccctgctggAAAAGTACTGAGGGTTAA
- the ANXA10 gene encoding annexin A10 isoform X2 — translation MYCGDYQTQGTIFPAPNFNPIMDAQVLGGALQGISCEKDVLIDILTQRCNSQRLMIAEAYRDMYGRDLITDLKENLSHHFKEVMVGLMYPPASYDAHELWHALKGVDTEENCLIDILASRSNMEIFQMKEAYLMQYNNDLQQDIDSETSGHFRDTLMNLAQGTRMEGYADPSSAAQDAMILWEACQRKTGEHKNILQMILCNKSYQQLWMVFQEFQNISGQDLVDAINECYDGYFQELLVAIVLCVRDKPSYFAYRLYNAIHEFGFHNKTVIRILIARSEIDLMNIRQRYKEKYGKSLFHDIKHFASGHYESALLAICAGDAEDY, via the exons CAGACACAAGGAACAATTTTTCCTGCTCCAAATTTTAACCCTATTATGGATGCTCAGGTGCTAGGAGGAGCCCTACAGGGAATTA GTTGTGAAAAAGATGTGTTGATTGACATCCTAACGCAGCGCTGCAATTCACAGCGGCTTATGATTGCTGAGGCATACAGAGACATGTATGGCAGG gatTTGATAACAGACCTAAAAGAGAATCTCTCTCATCACTTCAAAGAAGTCATGGTTGGCCTGATGTATCCACCTGCCTCCTATGATGCCCATGAGCTCTGGCATGCCTTGAAG GGAGTagacacagaagaaaactgtcTAATTGACATATTAGCCTCAAGATCAAATATGGAGATATTCCAGATGAAAGAAGCCTACTTAATGC AATATAATAACGATCTTCAACAAGATATCGATTCTGAGACTTCAGGTCACTTCAGAGACACGCTTATGAACCTTGCTCAG ggaaCAAGGATGGAAGGATATGCAGATCCTTCTTCAGCTGCTCAGGATGCAATG ATTCTATGGGAAGCATGTCAGCGGAAAACAGGCGAACACAAAAACATACTGCAAATGATTCTCTGCAACAAGAGTTACCAGCAGTTGTGGATGG ttttTCAGGagttccaaaatatttctgggCAAGACTTGGTAGATGCCATTAATGAATGTTATGATGGATACTTTCAAGAATTGCTGGTTGCAATAg TTCTCTGTGTTCGTGACAAGCCTTCCTACTTTGCTTATAGGCTTTACAATGCAATTCAC gagtTTGGATTCCACAATAAGACAGTCATAAGGATTCTCATTGCCAGGAGTGAAATTGACTTGATGAATATACGCCAACGATACAAAGAGAAATATGGCAAGTCACTCTTTCATGATATTAAA caTTTTGCTTCAGGGCACTATGAGAGTGCTTTACTTGCTATCTGTGCTGGTGATGCTGAAGACTATTAA